A stretch of Castanea sativa cultivar Marrone di Chiusa Pesio chromosome 2, ASM4071231v1 DNA encodes these proteins:
- the LOC142625266 gene encoding uncharacterized protein LOC142625266, which yields MSRPEVNEVLFAYIAVAIHAVSLVLIRDDSGVQRSVYYVSKSLNEAEVHYLPLEKAILAVVHATWKLPHYFQSHTVVVLTQLPLKLVLRKFTEPSLEEIAKELHMDEKSVGMITCKRIPVWKVYVDGAANKRGLGVELVLVSPEGMTFEKSLRLAFSTTNNEAEYEAVLVGMDMVQKMGSGNTNADSLATLATSSVQGLPRIILIEDLLKPALTTASAIRIHQTIPAVCTPRSDGSTFGRIA from the exons atgtctcggccagagGTCAATGAAGTCCTATTTGCATATAtagctgtagctatccatgcTGTCAGTTTGGTTTTAATTCGGGACGACAGTGGTGTACAGAGATCGGTTTACTACGTCAgtaaatctttgaatgaagctgaagTGCATTATTTACCTTTGGAGAAGGCGATTCTGGCCGTAGTGCATGCTACgtggaagcttcctcactacttccaatcccacaccgttgtggttTTGACTCAGCTTCCTCTTAAGTTGgtattgcgaa aattcacCGAGCCTTCGCTAGAAGAAATAGCGAAGGAgttgcacatggatgaaaaatcagttggcatgatcacgtGCAAGAGAATTCCGGTTTGGAAAGTATATGTTGATGGGGCGGCGAACAAGAGAGGGTTAGGTGTCgaacttgttttggtatcccctgaaggaatGACCTTTGAAAAGTCGTTGAGGTTGGCATTCTCgaccactaataatgaggctgagtacgaagctgtcTTAGTTGGTATGGATATGGTCCAAAAAATGGG aagtggaaacacaaaTGCAGACTCATTGGCCACTCTGGCAACGTCCTCGGTTCaaggtttgcctaggattatcctcatCGAAGACTTGCTGAAACCTGCTTTAACAACTGCAAGTGCCATCCGTATTCATCAG ACCATACCTGCTGTGTGTACACCTCGAAGCGACGGaagcacttttggaagaattgcatga